The Acinetobacter sp. GSS19 genome includes a region encoding these proteins:
- a CDS encoding phosphoglycerate kinase yields MNFQRMTDLDLAGKRVLIREDLNVPVKNGVITSDARLRAALPTIKAALAQGAAVMVFSHLGRPVEGEPKPEQSLAPVAAYLTEALGQDVKLFTDYLNGVDVQPGQVVLLENVRFNPGEKKNNPELAQKYAALCDVFVMDAFGTAHRAEASTEGVARFAKVAAAGPLLAAELDALGRALKTPEKPMVAIVAGSKVSTKLDVLTSLSTICDQLIVGGGIANTFLAAAGYNVGKSLYEADLVDTAKQIAAKVSVPLPTDVVVADAAEINFEDFLGSLANAKAVIKNVADVSENDMILDVGPETAQAFAEILKTSKTILWNGPVGVFEVDQFGDGTKALSLAIAESEGFSIAGGGDTLAAIDKYDVANKIGYISTGGGAFLEFVEGKTLPAVAVLLERA; encoded by the coding sequence ATGAACTTTCAGCGTATGACTGACCTTGATTTGGCTGGTAAGCGTGTCCTTATTCGTGAAGACCTTAACGTGCCAGTTAAAAATGGTGTGATTACCAGTGATGCACGTTTACGTGCCGCTTTACCCACCATCAAAGCAGCATTGGCACAAGGCGCTGCAGTGATGGTGTTCTCACACTTGGGTCGTCCAGTTGAAGGTGAACCAAAACCTGAACAATCACTTGCACCTGTTGCTGCTTACTTGACTGAAGCCTTGGGTCAGGACGTGAAATTGTTTACAGACTATCTTAATGGTGTAGACGTTCAGCCGGGTCAAGTCGTGTTGTTGGAAAACGTGCGTTTCAACCCAGGTGAAAAGAAAAACAACCCTGAATTGGCACAAAAATATGCAGCACTGTGCGACGTGTTTGTGATGGATGCGTTTGGTACTGCTCACCGTGCTGAAGCGTCAACTGAAGGCGTGGCTCGTTTTGCCAAAGTCGCAGCAGCAGGTCCATTGCTTGCAGCTGAGCTAGATGCCCTCGGCCGTGCTTTGAAAACACCAGAAAAACCAATGGTGGCGATTGTGGCGGGTTCTAAAGTGTCGACCAAACTCGATGTTTTGACCTCACTTTCAACTATTTGTGACCAGCTGATTGTGGGTGGTGGTATCGCCAATACCTTCCTTGCAGCGGCGGGTTACAATGTCGGTAAATCTTTATACGAAGCTGATCTGGTCGACACAGCAAAACAAATTGCAGCGAAAGTTTCTGTACCATTACCAACAGATGTTGTGGTTGCAGATGCCGCTGAAATCAATTTTGAAGATTTCTTGGGCTCATTGGCGAATGCCAAAGCCGTTATCAAAAACGTGGCCGATGTGTCTGAAAATGACATGATTCTGGATGTAGGTCCAGAAACTGCACAAGCTTTTGCAGAAATTTTGAAAACTTCAAAAACTATTTTGTGGAATGGCCCAGTAGGTGTCTTTGAAGTGGATCAATTCGGTGACGGAACCAAAGCACTTTCTCTCGCGATTGCTGAATCAGAAGGTTTCTCAATAGCAGGGGGTGGCGATACTTTAGCTGCGATTGATAAATATGACGTGGCTAACAAGATTGGCTATATCTCTACCGGTGGTGGAGCTTTCCTTGAGTTTGTCGAAGGTAAAACTCTTCCGGCTGTAGCCGTTTTGCTTGAACGCGCTTAA
- the fba gene encoding class II fructose-bisphosphate aldolase (catalyzes the reversible aldol condensation of dihydroxyacetonephosphate and glyceraldehyde 3-phosphate in the Calvin cycle, glycolysis, and/or gluconeogenesis) yields MALISMRQLLDHAAEHHYGVPAFNVNNLEQMRAIMLAADATNSPVIVQASAGARKYAGAPFLRHLIEAAIEEWPHIPVVMHQDHGTSPDVCQRSIQLGFSSVMMDGSLGEDGKTPTSYEYNVDVTRRVVQMAHACGVSVEGEIGCLGSLETGMAGEEDGVGAEGVLDHSQLLTSVEEARSFVADTNVDALAIAVGTSHGAYKFTRPPTGDILAIDRIKEIHAALPNTHLVMHGSSSVPQEWLAVINQYGGEIKETYGVPVEQLVEAIKHGVRKINIDTDLRLASTGAMRRFMAENPSEFDPRKFFAKTVDAMKQICIDRYEAFGTAGNADKIRPISLEKMVERYK; encoded by the coding sequence ATGGCTCTTATCTCAATGCGCCAGCTCTTGGATCACGCTGCAGAACATCACTACGGCGTACCAGCTTTTAACGTAAACAACTTAGAACAAATGCGCGCAATCATGTTAGCTGCGGATGCAACTAACTCACCTGTTATTGTTCAAGCATCAGCAGGTGCCCGTAAATACGCAGGTGCTCCATTCTTACGCCACTTGATTGAAGCGGCAATTGAAGAATGGCCACATATTCCAGTGGTGATGCATCAAGACCACGGTACTAGCCCTGACGTATGTCAACGTTCGATCCAGTTGGGCTTTAGCTCAGTCATGATGGATGGTTCTTTGGGTGAAGATGGTAAGACACCAACCTCTTATGAATACAATGTCGATGTGACTCGCCGTGTCGTACAAATGGCACATGCGTGTGGCGTATCTGTAGAAGGTGAGATCGGTTGCCTAGGTTCTCTTGAAACAGGTATGGCCGGTGAAGAAGATGGTGTGGGTGCAGAAGGCGTACTTGACCATTCTCAACTTTTGACTTCTGTTGAAGAAGCACGTAGCTTCGTGGCAGATACCAATGTCGATGCTTTGGCGATTGCGGTAGGCACTTCACACGGTGCGTACAAGTTTACTCGTCCACCTACAGGCGATATCTTGGCGATTGACCGCATTAAAGAAATTCACGCAGCACTCCCAAATACCCATCTTGTGATGCACGGTTCAAGCTCAGTGCCACAAGAATGGCTGGCTGTGATTAACCAGTACGGTGGCGAAATCAAGGAAACTTATGGTGTTCCGGTTGAGCAACTGGTCGAAGCGATCAAGCACGGTGTACGTAAAATCAATATCGACACTGACTTGCGTTTAGCTTCTACAGGTGCAATGCGCCGCTTTATGGCAGAGAATCCAAGCGAATTTGATCCACGTAAATTCTTTGCGAAAACTGTCGATGCAATGAAGCAAATCTGTATTGACCGTTATGAAGCATTTGGTACAGCCGGCAATGCCGACAAGATTCGTCCAATCTCTCTTGAGAAAATGGTCGAACGCTACAAGTAA
- a CDS encoding DMT family transporter — translation MELIFAAALCSVLVSILLKVCKTRGFDTLQMIACNYISASLLAYFWFEPDFQHLSVIETPWWLIVALGLLLPGVFVALSQALQNAGILKTEIAQRLSVVWSLLAAFLIFQEQFNLFKLLGIALGIAGVLLILLGKTTQVIDHEAKYAAIRPLLVVWLGYALIDVLLKYTTSLGLQFSLALNLIFICAWLFASTYISLSKKHQWNHQSILAGLGLGIVNFANIALYVKAHMLFKATPALVFAGMNLLVVLLGVGAGLVFFKERLSLTSTFGLILGVAAIFCLTFAMSLPA, via the coding sequence ATGGAACTCATCTTTGCTGCTGCACTGTGTAGTGTACTGGTCTCAATTTTGCTCAAAGTCTGTAAAACACGGGGTTTCGATACCCTACAGATGATTGCCTGTAACTATATCTCCGCCAGTCTATTGGCTTATTTCTGGTTTGAACCCGACTTCCAGCATTTATCCGTCATCGAGACACCATGGTGGTTGATTGTGGCTTTGGGTTTATTATTGCCAGGTGTTTTTGTGGCCTTATCACAAGCATTGCAGAACGCGGGGATTCTGAAGACCGAAATTGCCCAGCGCTTATCAGTCGTGTGGTCATTGTTGGCGGCTTTCCTGATTTTTCAGGAGCAGTTCAACCTGTTCAAACTACTCGGTATTGCTTTAGGAATCGCAGGTGTCTTATTGATTCTGTTGGGTAAAACGACACAAGTCATAGATCATGAGGCGAAATATGCAGCGATCCGGCCGTTATTAGTGGTCTGGTTGGGATATGCACTGATTGATGTTCTATTGAAATATACCACCAGTTTAGGACTGCAATTTAGTTTGGCATTGAACTTGATTTTTATCTGTGCCTGGCTGTTTGCGAGCACTTATATTAGCCTAAGCAAAAAGCATCAATGGAACCATCAAAGTATTCTGGCCGGGTTGGGTTTAGGTATCGTGAATTTTGCCAATATCGCCTTGTATGTCAAAGCCCATATGTTGTTTAAAGCCACTCCTGCACTGGTCTTTGCCGGGATGAATCTACTGGTGGTTTTATTAGGTGTTGGTGCGGGACTGGTATTTTTTAAAGAACGTTTAAGTCTGACGAGTACATTTGGCTTGATCCTGGGGGTGGCAGCGATATTTTGCCTAACCTTTGCCATGTCATTGCCTGCCTGA
- the nfsB gene encoding oxygen-insensitive NAD(P)H nitroreductase, with amino-acid sequence MDLLNIAQTRYTTKAYNPEKKIPQQQFEALLEVLRFTPSSINIQPWHFLVADNDAAKQRIAKSLVGRYAYNAPKVLDSSHTIVFCTRTDISEDYLDTLLQNDEQSGRFKDEKAKQGQKDSRIGYVNFYRDEKGDLQGWMENQTFIALGHLLLAAGIEGIDATPIGGFDENILNTEFDLASKGLKSSVIMTLGYRSDNDFNAQLPKSRLPAEQIFTHL; translated from the coding sequence ATGGATCTACTCAATATCGCACAAACCCGTTATACGACTAAAGCGTACAATCCAGAGAAAAAAATTCCTCAACAACAATTTGAAGCTTTACTCGAAGTCCTCCGTTTTACGCCGTCGTCTATCAATATCCAGCCGTGGCATTTTTTAGTGGCAGACAATGATGCCGCGAAACAGCGTATTGCAAAATCACTGGTAGGCCGTTATGCCTACAATGCACCTAAAGTACTAGATTCATCACATACCATTGTGTTCTGTACTCGTACAGATATCAGCGAAGACTATCTCGATACCCTGTTACAAAATGATGAGCAGAGCGGTCGTTTTAAAGATGAAAAAGCCAAGCAAGGACAAAAAGACAGCCGTATCGGTTATGTGAATTTCTACCGTGACGAAAAAGGCGATTTGCAAGGCTGGATGGAAAACCAAACCTTTATTGCCCTTGGTCATCTGCTCCTGGCGGCAGGGATTGAAGGGATTGATGCAACGCCGATTGGTGGCTTTGATGAAAACATCCTGAATACTGAGTTTGATCTGGCCAGCAAGGGCTTAAAAAGCTCTGTCATCATGACCTTAGGCTATCGCAGTGACAATGATTTTAATGCCCAGCTGCCTAAATCACGTTTGCCTGCAGAACAAATTTTTACACACCTGTAA
- the hpaI gene encoding 4-hydroxy-2-oxoheptanedioate aldolase: MDHTNYFKKKLKTQQQIGLWVGLADAYGTEIAANAGFDWLLIDGEHAPSDLRTTLSQLQSIAAYPSQAVVRPPIGSVQLIKQLLDIGAQTLLIPMVETVEQAELMVKAVRYPPEGIRGVGAALARATRWNSIPDYYAIAHENICLLIQIESVTGLQNLDDILKVDGIDGVFIGAVDLSATMGFQGDPNHPEVQKAVVDAIQRIRAAGKAAGILSTSHEITQKYIELGTEFVAVGVDTSVLMQSLRQLLAKYKENEQVPQPQGGY; the protein is encoded by the coding sequence TTGGATCATACCAATTATTTTAAGAAAAAATTAAAAACCCAACAGCAGATTGGCTTGTGGGTGGGATTGGCGGATGCCTATGGCACCGAAATCGCCGCGAATGCGGGATTTGACTGGCTATTGATCGATGGTGAACATGCACCTAGTGATCTTAGAACCACCTTGTCACAATTGCAAAGTATTGCAGCGTATCCGTCTCAAGCAGTGGTACGTCCACCGATTGGCAGCGTACAGTTGATCAAGCAGCTTTTAGATATTGGTGCACAAACACTGTTGATTCCGATGGTGGAAACCGTGGAACAGGCCGAATTAATGGTCAAAGCAGTGCGTTACCCGCCAGAAGGTATCCGTGGTGTTGGAGCTGCATTGGCACGTGCAACCCGTTGGAACAGTATTCCGGACTATTATGCCATTGCGCATGAAAATATCTGTTTGCTGATTCAGATTGAATCGGTCACCGGATTGCAAAATCTGGATGATATTTTAAAAGTTGATGGCATCGATGGTGTTTTTATTGGTGCAGTGGATTTGTCGGCAACGATGGGTTTTCAGGGTGATCCTAACCATCCGGAAGTACAAAAAGCAGTCGTGGATGCCATTCAACGGATTCGTGCAGCGGGTAAGGCGGCAGGAATTCTGTCTACCTCGCATGAGATCACACAAAAATATATTGAACTCGGCACAGAATTTGTCGCGGTGGGTGTTGATACCAGTGTGCTGATGCAATCCTTACGTCAGTTATTGGCCAAATACAAAGAAAATGAGCAAGTTCCACAGCCACAAGGTGGTTATTAA
- a CDS encoding UDP-2,3-diacylglucosamine diphosphatase, with protein MTYLFISDLHLSPEHPRLVRGFLDLLTHYQHQQTNLYILGDWFNAWIGDDYSAPWLDEIIVALQRFTQAGNQVFFLVGNRDFALHHVFLNKFQGQLLPEITTLNIAGQTIRLEHGDLLCTDDVSYQRFRKIIRNPLLLALLRKTPLSFRLQLASGFRKKSHAAQQFKSYEVMDVNPQAVEQALANVDILIHGHTHRPAIHTLGNKQRIVLGDWREHDAQILEISPEQPAALQLKKWSY; from the coding sequence GTGACCTATCTGTTTATCTCAGATCTACATTTGTCACCTGAACACCCTCGACTTGTTCGAGGGTTTTTAGATTTATTGACACACTATCAGCACCAACAAACCAATCTGTATATTCTGGGTGACTGGTTTAATGCCTGGATTGGCGATGACTATTCTGCACCCTGGCTCGATGAAATCATTGTGGCTTTACAACGATTTACTCAAGCGGGTAATCAGGTATTTTTCTTGGTCGGTAACCGTGATTTCGCTTTACATCACGTGTTTTTAAACAAATTTCAGGGGCAACTGTTGCCCGAAATCACCACCTTAAACATTGCTGGTCAAACGATACGTCTTGAACACGGTGATTTACTCTGTACCGATGATGTGTCCTATCAGCGCTTTCGTAAAATTATCCGTAATCCCCTGTTACTTGCCCTGTTACGCAAAACTCCGTTAAGCTTCCGTCTCCAACTGGCCAGCGGTTTCCGCAAAAAAAGCCATGCAGCACAACAATTCAAAAGTTATGAGGTGATGGATGTCAATCCACAAGCGGTTGAACAGGCCTTGGCCAATGTGGATATCCTGATTCACGGCCATACCCATCGTCCCGCGATTCATACCCTGGGCAACAAACAGCGTATTGTGCTCGGAGATTGGCGCGAGCATGACGCACAAATTCTGGAGATCAGTCCAGAACAACCCGCAGCATTACAGTTAAAAAAATGGTCATACTAA
- a CDS encoding peptidylprolyl isomerase, with product MSFPQVELNTNKGRIVLELNTEKAPKTAENFLQYVRDGFYDGVIFHRVIDGFMIQGGGMDENFKEKATRDSIENEADNGLSNDVGTIAMARTQAPHSASAQFFINVKNNSFLNHTGKTAQGWGYAVFGKVVEGMDVVNEIKGVRTGNRGYHADVPLENVVIESAKIISE from the coding sequence ATGAGTTTTCCTCAAGTCGAATTAAACACCAATAAAGGTCGTATTGTTCTTGAACTGAACACTGAAAAAGCACCAAAAACTGCTGAGAACTTCCTGCAATACGTGCGTGATGGTTTTTATGACGGCGTCATTTTCCACCGTGTGATTGATGGCTTCATGATCCAAGGCGGTGGCATGGACGAAAACTTTAAAGAAAAAGCAACCCGCGATTCAATCGAAAACGAAGCGGATAACGGTTTGAGCAACGATGTCGGCACGATCGCAATGGCACGTACCCAAGCACCACACTCAGCTTCTGCTCAGTTCTTCATTAACGTGAAAAACAACAGCTTCTTGAACCATACAGGCAAAACTGCTCAAGGTTGGGGCTATGCCGTATTTGGTAAAGTCGTTGAAGGTATGGACGTCGTGAATGAAATCAAAGGCGTGCGTACTGGTAACCGTGGCTACCACGCAGATGTTCCACTAGAAAATGTGGTGATCGAATCTGCTAAAATCATCTCTGAGTAA
- a CDS encoding glutamine--tRNA ligase/YqeY domain fusion protein → MKPNDVVSSLPTNPTLDNNASVDAAQQEQQAGLDFIRQVITDDLAAGRTEKVITRFPPEPNGYLHIGHVKAICLNFGIAEEFKGLCNLRFDDTNPDAEEQEYVDGIANDVKWLGFQWDGEPRYASSYFDQLYAWAIQLIEQGDAYVDLQSPEDIKLNRGNFVEPGKNSPYRDTSVEENLARFEQMRNGELGEGKAVLRAKIDMASPNVHMRDPILYRVLHSTHHQTGDKWKIYPMYDYAHPLSDAIEGITHSLCTLEFQDHRPFYDWVVAKVKSAAVPHQYESSRLNVDYTITSKRKLRKLVEGGHVQGWDDPRMPTVVGMRRRGFTPEGLRDFCKRVGVSKTDGIVDVAMLEFCIRQSLENTASRGMAVLNPLKVTLTNLPEEMDLTHARHPNVEMGERLIPLTREIYIDRKDFEEEPPKGFKRLIPGGEVRLRHAYVIKCDEILKDENGEIVELKCSIDPETLGKNPEGRKVKGVIHWVSASKGIPAEVRIYDRLFNEADPETGDDFLANLNPDSLKIVQAVVEPALAEAVPEQRFQFEREGYFVADRYDHSIEKPVFNRILDLKDSFKPGK, encoded by the coding sequence ATGAAGCCGAATGATGTTGTTTCATCCCTGCCAACGAACCCGACACTAGATAACAATGCCTCTGTCGATGCTGCGCAGCAAGAACAACAGGCTGGCTTAGACTTTATTCGTCAGGTGATTACCGATGATTTGGCTGCGGGCCGTACTGAAAAAGTCATTACCCGTTTCCCGCCAGAGCCGAATGGCTATTTGCACATTGGTCACGTCAAAGCGATTTGTTTGAACTTCGGTATTGCTGAAGAATTCAAGGGCTTATGCAACCTGCGTTTTGATGATACCAACCCGGATGCAGAAGAACAGGAATATGTTGATGGTATTGCCAATGATGTAAAATGGCTGGGTTTTCAGTGGGATGGCGAGCCACGTTACGCCTCCAGCTATTTTGACCAGTTGTATGCCTGGGCGATCCAGTTGATTGAACAGGGGGATGCTTATGTGGATTTGCAAAGCCCGGAAGACATCAAACTGAACCGTGGTAACTTTGTAGAGCCGGGTAAAAACTCACCGTACCGTGACACAAGCGTTGAGGAAAACCTCGCGCGTTTTGAACAAATGCGTAACGGTGAGCTAGGTGAAGGTAAAGCCGTCTTGCGTGCCAAGATTGATATGGCATCACCAAATGTGCACATGCGTGATCCGATTCTGTATCGTGTCTTACATTCGACTCACCATCAGACAGGCGACAAGTGGAAAATCTACCCGATGTACGATTATGCCCATCCATTGTCGGATGCGATTGAAGGCATTACTCACTCTTTATGTACGCTGGAATTCCAGGATCACCGTCCATTCTATGACTGGGTGGTGGCAAAGGTAAAATCAGCAGCAGTACCACACCAGTACGAATCTAGCCGTCTCAATGTCGACTACACCATTACCTCGAAGCGTAAATTACGTAAGCTGGTTGAAGGTGGTCATGTGCAAGGTTGGGATGACCCACGTATGCCAACCGTGGTGGGTATGCGCCGTCGCGGTTTTACCCCGGAAGGTCTGCGTGATTTCTGTAAGCGTGTAGGCGTGTCGAAAACCGATGGTATTGTCGATGTCGCGATGCTGGAGTTCTGTATCCGTCAATCACTGGAAAATACCGCGTCGCGTGGTATGGCCGTATTGAATCCGTTAAAAGTGACTCTGACCAATTTACCGGAAGAGATGGACTTGACCCATGCCCGTCATCCAAACGTGGAGATGGGTGAACGTTTGATTCCGCTGACACGTGAAATTTACATCGACCGTAAAGACTTTGAAGAAGAGCCACCAAAAGGCTTTAAACGCCTGATTCCGGGTGGGGAAGTGCGTTTGCGTCATGCCTACGTGATCAAGTGCGATGAAATTCTGAAGGATGAAAATGGTGAAATTGTTGAGCTGAAATGTTCAATCGACCCAGAAACTTTAGGTAAAAATCCGGAAGGCCGTAAGGTCAAAGGCGTGATTCACTGGGTATCGGCAAGCAAAGGCATTCCTGCTGAAGTCCGCATTTATGACCGTCTGTTTAATGAAGCAGATCCAGAAACAGGGGATGACTTCCTGGCGAATCTAAACCCTGATTCATTAAAGATCGTTCAGGCAGTGGTTGAGCCAGCCTTGGCTGAAGCAGTCCCAGAACAGCGCTTCCAATTTGAACGTGAAGGTTATTTTGTTGCAGACCGTTATGATCACAGCATAGAAAAACCAGTGTTTAACCGTATTCTGGACTTAAAAGACAGCTTTAAACCGGGCAAGTAA
- a CDS encoding glutathione S-transferase family protein: MYQLWIGDKNFSSWSLRVWLLMRVKQIPFQEQMCTFSPLDTRTQRYLSFSPTGKVPCLHDGNTVIWESLAIIETLAEHYPHVFPASAQARCWSRCAIAEMHAGFPHLRQDCPMNCTLDQPFTELSSALKNDLERMDALWQQGLERFGGPYLAGPDFTAVDAYFAPVAFRAKSYHLPFSQASQQWMERMIALPEMQQWAADAKQEILSQKPCMD; the protein is encoded by the coding sequence ATGTATCAACTCTGGATTGGTGATAAAAATTTTTCTTCCTGGTCGTTACGTGTCTGGCTGCTGATGCGGGTCAAACAAATTCCTTTTCAGGAACAGATGTGTACTTTTAGCCCGCTGGATACCCGTACACAACGTTACCTCAGCTTTTCCCCAACGGGCAAAGTCCCATGCTTGCATGACGGCAATACGGTGATCTGGGAATCTTTGGCGATTATCGAAACTCTGGCTGAGCACTATCCACATGTATTTCCAGCCTCTGCACAGGCGCGTTGCTGGTCTCGTTGTGCCATCGCCGAGATGCACGCCGGATTTCCCCATTTACGCCAAGACTGCCCAATGAACTGCACCCTGGATCAACCCTTCACTGAACTTTCATCTGCACTGAAAAATGACCTAGAACGTATGGATGCTTTGTGGCAACAAGGTCTGGAGCGTTTTGGCGGTCCTTATCTGGCTGGGCCAGATTTTACCGCGGTAGATGCCTACTTTGCGCCAGTGGCTTTTCGGGCAAAAAGCTATCACTTACCCTTTTCCCAAGCTAGCCAACAATGGATGGAGCGCATGATCGCCTTGCCAGAAATGCAGCAATGGGCTGCAGATGCCAAACAGGAAATTTTGAGCCAAAAGCCCTGCATGGATTGA
- a CDS encoding lecithin retinol acyltransferase family protein codes for MQQRAKRFPLGAHLIVKHLGYSHHGIYAGRGRVIHYSGFAHLFKKHPIEITSLQKFSHGKKILVRNYDQPKYKGRTVIRRMRSRMHENNYHLIINNCEHLCSWAITGVESSTQVVKMMHRLTTIGYVSSLMSFMNSAILTVTTTCFALVLYIKKKLRDKAKMQIPTHLLLKEQHPKK; via the coding sequence ATGCAACAGCGAGCAAAACGCTTTCCTCTCGGAGCTCATCTCATCGTCAAACATTTGGGCTATTCACATCATGGCATTTATGCTGGGCGTGGCCGTGTCATCCATTATTCCGGTTTTGCCCATCTCTTCAAAAAGCATCCGATTGAAATCACCAGTCTGCAAAAATTTTCCCACGGCAAAAAAATTCTGGTACGTAACTATGATCAGCCGAAATATAAAGGTCGTACAGTCATTCGGCGTATGCGTTCTCGCATGCATGAAAACAACTATCATCTAATCATCAACAACTGTGAACACTTGTGTTCTTGGGCCATTACCGGAGTAGAAAGTAGCACTCAGGTGGTCAAAATGATGCACAGGTTAACAACGATTGGTTATGTCAGTTCACTGATGTCCTTTATGAACAGCGCGATACTCACCGTGACCACCACCTGTTTTGCCTTGGTGCTCTATATCAAGAAAAAATTGCGCGATAAAGCCAAGATGCAAATACCAACACACCTCTTGTTAAAAGAACAACATCCGAAAAAATAA
- the catA gene encoding catechol 1,2-dioxygenase: MDRQAIENLVKACNVDTSEGPVDARLQQVVVRLVTDFYQAIEDLDLSQSEVWKGVEAIIDMAKADEFALLGSAIGLEHYLDLRADEADAKAGLTGGTPRTIEGPLYVAGAPESVGFARMDDGSEEGKIATLIIEGKVTDTDGEVLSGAKVEMWHANSHGNYSFFDKSQSHFNLRRTIFTDENGNYTAQTTMPVGYGLNPEGPLQQMLNKLSRHGQRPAHVHYFISAPGHRKLTTQFNIEGDKYLWDDFAFGTREGLVATAVDVTDEAEIARRGLKGPFKHIQFDIVLQKDKEGAPSTEVERRRASA; the protein is encoded by the coding sequence ATGGATCGTCAAGCGATTGAAAATTTAGTTAAAGCATGTAACGTAGACACTTCTGAAGGTCCAGTAGACGCGCGTTTACAACAAGTTGTTGTTCGCCTAGTGACTGACTTCTACCAAGCAATCGAAGATCTTGATCTTAGCCAATCTGAAGTTTGGAAAGGTGTTGAAGCAATCATCGATATGGCGAAAGCTGATGAATTTGCTCTTTTAGGTTCTGCAATCGGCCTAGAACACTACCTTGACCTTCGTGCTGATGAAGCTGATGCTAAAGCAGGCTTAACAGGTGGTACTCCACGTACAATCGAAGGTCCATTATATGTCGCTGGTGCGCCTGAATCTGTAGGTTTCGCTCGTATGGACGACGGTTCTGAAGAAGGTAAAATTGCAACGCTTATCATCGAAGGTAAAGTGACTGATACTGATGGTGAAGTGCTTTCTGGTGCTAAAGTTGAAATGTGGCATGCAAACAGCCATGGTAACTACTCGTTCTTCGACAAGTCTCAATCACACTTCAACCTGCGTCGTACCATTTTCACTGATGAAAACGGTAACTACACAGCACAAACCACTATGCCTGTAGGTTACGGTTTGAACCCAGAAGGTCCGTTACAACAAATGTTGAACAAACTTTCTCGTCACGGTCAACGTCCTGCGCACGTGCACTACTTCATCTCTGCGCCAGGTCACCGTAAATTAACCACTCAGTTCAACATCGAAGGCGACAAATACCTTTGGGACGACTTTGCATTCGGTACGCGTGAAGGTCTAGTTGCAACTGCTGTTGACGTAACTGACGAAGCTGAAATCGCACGCCGTGGTTTGAAAGGTCCTTTCAAACACATCCAGTTCGACATCGTTCTTCAGAAAGATAAAGAAGGTGCTCCTTCTACTGAAGTTGAACGCCGTCGCGCAAGTGCATAA